In Halorussus limi, a genomic segment contains:
- a CDS encoding DUF4097 family beta strand repeat-containing protein translates to MNVDTQRRRLLGLGATGALAALSGCSGATPFVGKRLEDARTFDAGSVDTVTVNGQNGEVRVRPTDADRVRVETVKQSGSVFADLSDVRVEMSVESGELAVKTRRTGDGSWLGGPPSVKIRVELPSSVGLGRLRTENGTVDVRGVATDATLVTENGRVEAHDIDGFVSAESENGSVAIRGVSGVGDVRTENGSVQLDVPAIRGATTVESENGSVDAAVASDLNATLSARTDNGDLDVRLPNFEADVRSEHLVEGTLGDGGPELRFATENGSVELSELQ, encoded by the coding sequence ATGAACGTGGACACGCAGCGCCGTCGCCTCCTCGGACTGGGCGCGACCGGCGCGCTCGCGGCTCTCTCGGGGTGTAGCGGCGCGACGCCGTTCGTCGGCAAGCGACTCGAAGACGCCAGAACCTTCGACGCCGGTTCAGTGGACACGGTGACGGTGAACGGTCAGAACGGCGAGGTTCGCGTTCGGCCGACCGACGCCGACCGCGTCCGGGTCGAGACCGTCAAGCAGTCGGGGTCGGTGTTCGCCGACCTGAGCGACGTGCGCGTCGAGATGAGCGTCGAGAGCGGCGAACTCGCCGTGAAGACGCGCCGGACCGGCGACGGGTCGTGGCTCGGGGGGCCGCCTTCCGTGAAGATACGCGTCGAACTCCCGTCGAGCGTCGGTCTCGGGCGACTCCGGACCGAGAACGGGACCGTGGACGTTCGCGGCGTCGCGACCGACGCGACCCTCGTCACCGAGAACGGGCGCGTCGAGGCCCACGACATCGACGGGTTCGTCTCCGCCGAGAGCGAGAACGGGAGCGTGGCGATTCGCGGTGTCTCGGGCGTCGGCGACGTGCGGACCGAGAACGGAAGCGTCCAACTCGACGTTCCGGCGATACGCGGCGCGACGACCGTCGAGAGCGAGAACGGGAGCGTCGACGCCGCGGTCGCGTCCGACCTGAACGCGACCCTCTCGGCGAGAACCGACAACGGCGACCTCGACGTCCGACTGCCGAACTTCGAGGCCGACGTTCGGAGCGAGCATCTCGTCGAGGGAACGCTCGGCGACGGCGGCCCCGAACTCCGGTTCGCGACCGAGAACGGGAGCGTCGAACTGTCCGAACTGCAGTAG
- a CDS encoding MFS transporter: MAKGAATDERVSVSQVMDRIPVGRFHRRLLAICGSAWAFDGMEVIIISFTLPVLISAWGLTGLAAGLLGSASLMGMIAGNWAWGRYADERGRIDAFQWTVLTYSVFAGLTAFATGFYSGFALRFLTGVGLGGALAVDTSYLSEHLPTDRRGRYLVYLDAFWPLGNVFAVALAWLYLSALSTGGTVAVPLVGAVAGWRLLFASAAFPALLVFVIRSQLRETPYYLARTGDVEGANDRIREIAEENGEEFTPITAASVETGESPSYARLFETDLRKRTVTIALAWFAINFGYYGVFIWLPDTVGAAGVVGSFSVAGATIEGIYVYFLLIALVQFPGYFSAAYLVEKVGRKPTLGSYLALSGLFTFVFAASMPGVSLFGAGLSGFWPFFGGLLGASFFTLGAWGAIYAYTPELFPTEVRATGNGFAGGVGKIGAVLGPILAGALVEPSSLTELLPVIEPGYLAALAPLAVAFVLGGLVVFAFGRETMGEPLF; this comes from the coding sequence ATGGCAAAGGGCGCGGCGACGGACGAGCGAGTGAGCGTCTCGCAGGTGATGGACCGAATTCCGGTCGGGCGATTCCACCGCAGACTGCTGGCCATCTGCGGGAGCGCGTGGGCCTTCGACGGGATGGAGGTCATCATCATCAGCTTCACGCTTCCGGTCCTCATCTCGGCGTGGGGGCTGACCGGTCTCGCGGCCGGTCTCCTCGGGAGCGCGAGTCTGATGGGCATGATAGCGGGCAACTGGGCGTGGGGGCGGTACGCCGACGAACGCGGGCGCATCGACGCCTTCCAGTGGACGGTGCTGACCTACTCGGTGTTCGCCGGCCTGACCGCGTTCGCCACCGGATTCTACTCCGGGTTCGCGCTCCGGTTCCTGACCGGCGTCGGGTTGGGCGGCGCGCTCGCGGTCGACACCTCCTACCTCTCGGAACACCTGCCGACCGACCGGCGCGGACGCTACCTCGTCTACCTCGACGCCTTCTGGCCGCTCGGCAACGTCTTCGCGGTCGCGCTGGCGTGGCTGTACCTCTCGGCGCTCTCGACCGGCGGGACCGTCGCGGTGCCACTCGTCGGCGCGGTCGCTGGCTGGCGACTCCTGTTCGCCAGCGCGGCGTTCCCGGCCCTGCTGGTGTTCGTCATCCGGAGCCAACTCCGCGAGACGCCCTACTACCTCGCCCGGACGGGCGACGTGGAGGGCGCGAACGACCGCATCCGGGAAATCGCGGAGGAGAACGGCGAGGAGTTCACGCCTATTACGGCGGCGTCCGTCGAGACCGGGGAGTCGCCGAGTTACGCGCGACTCTTCGAGACCGACCTCCGCAAGCGCACCGTGACGATAGCCCTCGCGTGGTTCGCTATCAACTTCGGCTACTACGGCGTGTTCATCTGGCTCCCAGACACGGTCGGCGCGGCGGGCGTCGTCGGGAGCTTCTCGGTGGCCGGAGCGACGATAGAGGGCATCTACGTCTACTTCCTGCTCATCGCGCTGGTCCAGTTCCCCGGCTACTTCAGCGCGGCCTACCTCGTGGAGAAGGTCGGGCGCAAGCCCACCCTCGGGAGCTATCTCGCGCTTTCGGGGCTCTTTACCTTCGTCTTCGCGGCCTCGATGCCCGGCGTCTCGCTGTTCGGGGCGGGCCTCTCGGGGTTCTGGCCGTTCTTCGGCGGCCTGCTCGGCGCGAGTTTCTTCACGCTCGGCGCGTGGGGCGCCATCTACGCCTACACGCCGGAACTGTTCCCCACCGAGGTCCGGGCGACCGGCAACGGCTTCGCCGGCGGCGTCGGCAAAATCGGCGCGGTCCTCGGTCCGATTCTGGCGGGCGCGCTGGTCGAACCGAGTTCGCTGACCGAACTCCTCCCGGTGATAGAGCCCGGCTACCTCGCCGCGCTCGCGCCCCTCGCGGTCGCGTTCGTCCTCGGCGGACTGGTCGTCTTCGCCTTCGGCCGCGAGACGATGGGCGAACCGCTGTTCTGA
- the larC gene encoding nickel pincer cofactor biosynthesis protein LarC — translation MKTLAFDGRMGASGDMILASLLAAGANPDALAPVEDALPMRYEVGETSKNGISATTVSVLLEDEGNDGETDDSDTVDGDTNHAHGDDHDHGHSHDEGHGHDHTDEEEHDHPHDDHTHEHSHEHSHEHSHDHTHAEGSGPLRTYSEVVELVTSMGLPESVEADALAIFELLGEAESSVHGTDLESTHFHEVGADDAVADVVGAALLVDDLDPERVVTTPLATGGGEVEMSHGVYPVPTPAVVELAERAEWSLRGGPVEAELLTPTGAAILAHYAEGVESLPSLRVEASGYGAGGYDFPAHPNVLRAMVGESEAQRAPEDAGGETANEEGSGELVYDDVAVLETNLDDAPPEILGGLQESLAEVGARDVSVVPLTMKKSRPGHLVKVVCKPDDAQRVARRLAEETGTLGVRQAGAAHRWIANREFEDVVVSLDGERYEVTVKIASDDDGEVYDVSAEYDDCAAVAREASVAVREVMRRAESAVREE, via the coding sequence ATGAAGACGCTCGCATTCGACGGTCGGATGGGCGCGAGTGGCGACATGATACTCGCGTCCCTGCTCGCGGCGGGCGCTAACCCCGACGCGCTCGCGCCGGTCGAAGACGCGCTTCCGATGCGCTACGAGGTCGGCGAGACCAGCAAAAACGGCATCTCCGCGACGACCGTCTCGGTACTCCTCGAAGACGAAGGGAACGACGGGGAAACCGACGACTCCGATACCGTCGACGGCGACACGAACCACGCTCACGGAGACGACCACGACCACGGACATTCCCACGACGAGGGGCACGGCCACGACCACACCGACGAGGAGGAACACGACCACCCCCACGACGACCACACTCACGAACACTCGCACGAACACTCGCACGAACACTCGCACGACCACACCCACGCCGAAGGCTCGGGACCGCTCCGGACCTACTCCGAAGTCGTGGAACTCGTGACGTCGATGGGCCTGCCCGAGAGCGTCGAGGCCGACGCGCTGGCGATTTTCGAGTTGCTCGGCGAGGCCGAGTCGAGCGTCCACGGGACTGACCTCGAATCGACCCACTTCCACGAGGTCGGCGCGGACGACGCCGTCGCCGACGTGGTCGGCGCGGCGCTCCTCGTAGACGATTTGGACCCCGAGCGCGTCGTGACGACGCCGCTGGCGACGGGCGGCGGCGAAGTGGAGATGAGCCACGGCGTCTATCCGGTTCCGACGCCCGCCGTGGTGGAACTCGCCGAGCGCGCCGAGTGGTCGCTCCGGGGCGGACCCGTAGAGGCCGAACTGCTGACGCCCACCGGCGCGGCGATTCTCGCTCACTACGCCGAGGGCGTCGAGTCGCTCCCGTCGCTCCGCGTCGAGGCGTCTGGCTACGGCGCGGGCGGGTACGACTTCCCGGCGCATCCCAACGTCCTCCGGGCGATGGTCGGGGAGAGCGAGGCGCAACGCGCCCCGGAAGACGCGGGCGGTGAAACCGCGAACGAGGAAGGCTCCGGAGAGTTAGTCTACGACGACGTGGCCGTCCTCGAAACGAATCTCGACGACGCGCCGCCCGAGATTCTGGGCGGTCTGCAGGAGTCGCTCGCCGAGGTCGGTGCGCGAGACGTGTCCGTCGTCCCGCTGACGATGAAGAAGTCCCGGCCGGGCCACCTCGTGAAGGTCGTCTGCAAGCCCGACGACGCCCAGCGGGTCGCGCGCCGACTCGCCGAGGAGACCGGCACGCTCGGGGTTCGTCAAGCGGGTGCGGCCCACCGCTGGATAGCCAACCGGGAGTTCGAGGACGTCGTCGTCTCGCTCGACGGCGAGCGCTACGAGGTCACGGTGAAAATCGCCAGCGACGACGACGGCGAGGTGTACGACGTGAGCGCGGAGTACGACGACTGCGCCGCGGTGGCGCGGGAAGCGAGCGTGGCCGTCCGCGAGGTGATGCGGCGGGCGGAGAGCGCGGTGCGAGAGGAATAA
- a CDS encoding CDC48 family AAA ATPase — protein MNEVQLEVAKAYPNDSGRGIARLDPDTLLHLKLSPGDIIEIEGGDTTAAKVWRADRQDWNTDTVRIDGFTRQNADVGIGERVEIRKAEAEKADKLVLAPPEEASVQFGSDAAGMVKRQILKRPVVERDIVPVMSSTNHPFMRSPGQAIPLIAVETDPDGVCLITEDTEVELREEPISGFEKTGGGITYEDIGGLENEIQRVREMVELPMKHPQIFKKLGIEPPQGVLLHGPPGTGKTLLAKAVANETSASFFSIAGPEIISKYYGESEQQLREIFEDATEESPSIIFIDELDSIAPKREDVTGEVERRVVAQLLTMMDGLESRGQVIVIAATNRVDSVDPALRRPGRFDREIEIGVPDETGREEILQIHTRGMPLSDDVALDSLANDTHGFVGADIESLTKEAAMKALRRYLPEIDLDEEDIPPSLIDRMIVKREDFNGALNEVEPSAMREVLVELPKISWDDVGGLEEAQQQVKESVEWPLSSPERFQRLGINPPSGVLLYGPPGTGKTLMAKAVANETNANFISVRGPQLLSKWVGESEKAIRQTFRKARQVSPTVIFFDELDSLAPSRSQEMGSNVSERVVNQLLTELDGLEEKGDVMVIGATNRPDMIDPALIRSGRFDRLVMIGQPDEEGREQILKIHTDDTPLSADVSLRELAEITDGYVGSDLESIAREAAIEALREDDDATEVGMSHFRQAMENVRPTITEDLLDYYEQMEDEFKGGSSSPTQGRRGGRIGFQ, from the coding sequence ATGAATGAAGTCCAACTAGAGGTGGCAAAGGCGTACCCGAACGATTCGGGTCGCGGTATCGCCCGTCTCGACCCGGACACGCTGTTGCATCTGAAGCTCAGTCCGGGCGACATCATCGAAATCGAAGGCGGTGACACGACCGCCGCGAAGGTCTGGCGCGCGGACCGTCAGGACTGGAACACCGACACGGTTCGCATCGACGGGTTCACCCGACAGAACGCCGACGTGGGCATCGGCGAGCGCGTCGAGATTCGGAAGGCCGAGGCCGAGAAGGCCGACAAACTGGTCCTCGCGCCGCCCGAGGAGGCCAGCGTGCAGTTCGGTTCCGACGCCGCAGGGATGGTCAAGCGCCAGATTCTCAAGCGCCCGGTGGTCGAGCGCGACATCGTCCCCGTGATGTCCTCGACCAACCACCCGTTCATGCGGTCGCCCGGACAGGCGATTCCGCTCATCGCGGTCGAGACCGACCCCGACGGCGTCTGTCTCATCACCGAGGACACCGAGGTCGAGTTGCGAGAAGAACCCATCTCTGGCTTCGAGAAGACCGGCGGCGGCATCACCTACGAGGACATCGGCGGTCTCGAAAACGAGATTCAACGCGTCCGGGAGATGGTCGAACTCCCGATGAAGCACCCCCAGATTTTCAAGAAACTGGGCATCGAACCGCCGCAGGGTGTCCTGCTCCACGGCCCGCCCGGCACGGGCAAGACCCTGCTCGCCAAGGCGGTCGCCAACGAGACGTCCGCGAGTTTCTTCTCCATCGCGGGCCCGGAGATAATCTCTAAGTACTACGGCGAGTCCGAGCAACAACTCCGGGAAATCTTCGAGGACGCCACCGAGGAGTCGCCCTCTATCATCTTCATCGACGAGTTGGACTCCATCGCACCCAAGCGCGAGGACGTGACCGGCGAGGTCGAACGCCGCGTCGTGGCCCAACTGCTGACCATGATGGACGGTCTCGAATCCCGCGGGCAGGTCATCGTCATCGCGGCGACCAACCGCGTGGACTCGGTCGACCCCGCGCTCCGGCGTCCGGGTCGGTTCGACCGCGAAATCGAAATCGGCGTGCCGGACGAGACCGGCCGCGAGGAGATTCTCCAGATTCACACCCGGGGGATGCCCCTCTCGGACGACGTGGCGCTGGACTCGCTGGCCAACGACACCCACGGCTTCGTCGGCGCGGACATCGAGAGCCTGACGAAGGAGGCCGCGATGAAGGCCCTGCGGCGCTACCTCCCCGAAATCGACCTCGACGAGGAGGACATTCCGCCGAGCCTCATCGACCGGATGATAGTCAAGCGCGAGGACTTCAACGGCGCGCTCAACGAGGTCGAACCCTCCGCGATGCGCGAGGTCCTCGTGGAACTGCCCAAAATCTCGTGGGATGACGTGGGCGGTCTCGAAGAGGCCCAACAGCAGGTCAAAGAGAGCGTCGAGTGGCCCCTCTCGTCGCCCGAGCGGTTCCAACGGCTGGGTATCAACCCGCCGAGCGGCGTCCTGCTCTACGGCCCGCCCGGCACGGGTAAGACCCTGATGGCGAAGGCGGTGGCCAACGAGACCAACGCCAACTTCATCTCGGTCCGCGGCCCGCAACTCCTCAGCAAGTGGGTCGGCGAGTCCGAGAAGGCCATCCGCCAGACGTTCCGGAAGGCCCGGCAGGTCTCCCCGACCGTCATCTTCTTCGACGAGTTGGACAGCCTCGCGCCCTCCCGGAGTCAGGAGATGGGCAGTAACGTCTCCGAGCGCGTGGTCAACCAACTGCTCACGGAACTCGACGGACTGGAGGAGAAGGGCGACGTCATGGTCATCGGCGCGACCAACCGCCCGGACATGATAGACCCGGCGCTCATCCGGTCGGGCCGGTTCGACCGCCTCGTGATGATCGGTCAACCCGACGAGGAGGGCCGCGAACAGATTCTGAAGATTCACACGGACGACACGCCGCTGTCGGCCGACGTGAGCCTGCGCGAACTCGCGGAAATCACCGACGGCTACGTGGGTAGCGACCTCGAATCCATCGCCCGCGAGGCCGCCATCGAGGCGCTCCGCGAGGACGACGACGCCACCGAGGTCGGCATGAGCCACTTCCGGCAGGCGATGGAGAACGTCCGGCCCACCATCACCGAAGACCTGCTCGACTACTACGAGCAGATGGAAGACGAGTTCAAGGGCGGGTCGTCGAGTCCGACGCAGGGTCGGCGCGGCGGCCGTATCGGCTTCCAATAA
- a CDS encoding ArsR/SmtB family transcription factor — translation MFELLDDEYARDILVATYREPKSADALAEVCDASPSTIYRRVERLEDQRLLDAEQRLDPDGHHYEVYAACLQRVTVELTEDGIEIDVDRDEDAVDRFTRLYEGFK, via the coding sequence ATGTTCGAGTTGCTCGACGACGAGTACGCCCGCGACATCCTCGTGGCGACCTACCGAGAACCCAAGTCCGCCGACGCGCTGGCGGAGGTCTGCGACGCCTCGCCCTCGACCATCTACCGGCGAGTCGAACGACTCGAAGACCAGCGCCTGCTGGACGCCGAGCAGCGTCTCGACCCGGACGGCCACCACTACGAGGTGTACGCCGCGTGCCTCCAGCGGGTCACCGTCGAACTGACCGAGGACGGCATCGAAATCGACGTGGACCGCGACGAGGACGCGGTCGACCGCTTCACCAGACTCTACGAGGGGTTCAAATGA
- a CDS encoding DUF7521 family protein → MTTGALLPVSESGLVALQTATGGPETVVVLALAGLLTAAALSLVVVYKLFTGYRRNGTSPMLALAVGLALLVTGPIFLRLAFANLVAVSPATRSLATSASELLGLAAILYAIYDT, encoded by the coding sequence ATGACGACCGGCGCGCTCCTTCCGGTCTCCGAGTCCGGACTCGTCGCCCTCCAGACGGCCACCGGCGGTCCCGAGACGGTCGTCGTCCTGGCGCTCGCCGGACTGCTGACCGCGGCGGCGCTGTCGCTGGTGGTCGTCTACAAACTGTTCACGGGCTACCGCCGGAACGGTACGTCGCCGATGCTGGCGCTGGCGGTCGGCCTCGCGCTCCTCGTGACCGGCCCCATCTTCCTGCGCCTCGCGTTCGCCAATCTCGTCGCCGTATCGCCCGCGACGCGGTCGCTCGCCACGAGCGCCTCCGAACTGCTCGGCCTCGCGGCCATCCTGTACGCAATCTATGACACCTGA
- a CDS encoding 30S ribosomal protein S8e — protein MKDQGRSTRKRTGGRLRPSHKKKKHELGREPTETTVGETKLRTIDAHGNTEKVRALSTDVASVATDGETVQAEIQDVVENDANPNYVRRNIVTKGALIETSEGRARVTSRPGQTGNVNAVLVDE, from the coding sequence ATGAAAGACCAAGGACGTTCCACGCGGAAGCGTACCGGCGGCCGACTCCGACCTTCCCACAAGAAGAAGAAGCACGAACTGGGCCGCGAACCCACCGAGACCACGGTCGGCGAGACCAAACTCCGAACCATCGACGCCCACGGGAACACCGAGAAGGTCCGCGCGCTCTCGACCGACGTGGCCAGCGTCGCTACGGACGGCGAGACGGTGCAGGCCGAGATTCAGGACGTCGTGGAGAACGACGCCAACCCGAACTACGTCCGACGGAACATCGTCACCAAGGGCGCGCTCATCGAGACCAGCGAGGGCCGTGCCCGCGTCACCTCCCGTCCGGGCCAGACCGGTAACGTGAACGCCGTCCTCGTGGACGAATAA
- the radB gene encoding DNA repair and recombination protein RadB translates to MNQESIPTGCGPLDDLLGGGFEAGTVTQVYGPPAAGKTNVALGAAVEVAASGGTAVYIDTEGLSLSRFQQVAEARVDAASDADDVEELTSRIIVKEAYDFEEQEEAVRDTAELAERADLVVLDSATGFYRLKRSEDEEGGEALREVASQVTHLLSLARKHDLAVVLTNQVYTDPDGDRARPLGGHTLEHWTGTVVRVERFRGGNRRATLEKHRAKSAGEKVQFRITDTGLESVEDGVGV, encoded by the coding sequence GTGAATCAGGAGTCCATTCCGACCGGGTGCGGGCCGCTCGACGACTTGCTGGGCGGCGGGTTCGAGGCCGGGACCGTCACGCAGGTGTACGGCCCGCCCGCGGCGGGCAAGACCAACGTGGCGCTCGGCGCGGCGGTCGAAGTCGCCGCGAGCGGCGGGACCGCGGTCTACATCGACACCGAGGGCCTGTCGCTGTCGCGCTTCCAGCAGGTCGCCGAAGCCCGCGTGGACGCCGCGAGCGACGCGGACGACGTGGAGGAACTGACCTCTCGCATCATCGTCAAGGAGGCCTACGATTTCGAGGAACAGGAGGAGGCCGTCCGGGACACCGCGGAACTCGCCGAGCGGGCCGACCTCGTGGTCCTCGACAGCGCGACCGGGTTCTACCGCCTCAAGCGGAGCGAGGACGAGGAGGGCGGGGAGGCGCTCCGCGAAGTCGCCAGTCAGGTCACGCACCTGCTGTCGCTGGCGCGCAAACACGACCTCGCGGTCGTATTGACCAATCAGGTCTACACCGACCCCGACGGCGACCGCGCCCGACCGCTCGGCGGGCACACCCTCGAACACTGGACCGGCACGGTGGTCCGCGTCGAGCGGTTCCGCGGGGGCAACCGGCGCGCGACGCTCGAAAAGCACCGCGCCAAGTCCGCCGGCGAGAAAGTCCAGTTCCGAATCACGGACACCGGACTGGAGTCGGTCGAGGACGGCGTCGGCGTCTAA
- a CDS encoding sensor domain-containing protein: MTTTIRDAAGALVGVAARPQTYRNLLYLGLAFPLGLTYFVFLSVGLSLGVGLAVTVVGIPILLATLAGATLLATFEAGRANRLLGTDVRTHSLDTSGGVVAAAKRLVTDARTWLDVGYLIVKLGLGTASFAALATLLSLAVGLLAAPLTYSSRYYVGLRLGTAVGPFESVRFAVDTFGEAVVAAAVGLVIALASLHALNGLARLSGTITEALLDRSDAAGATGEFTGAN, encoded by the coding sequence GTGACGACTACGATTCGAGACGCCGCGGGCGCACTCGTCGGCGTCGCCGCACGCCCACAGACGTACCGAAACCTCCTCTACCTCGGTCTCGCCTTCCCGCTTGGACTGACGTACTTCGTGTTCCTGTCAGTGGGTCTCTCGCTCGGGGTCGGACTCGCCGTCACCGTCGTCGGGATTCCGATTCTGCTGGCGACGCTGGCGGGCGCGACCCTGCTCGCGACGTTCGAGGCCGGCCGCGCGAATCGCCTGCTCGGTACCGACGTTCGGACGCACTCGCTCGACACCTCCGGTGGCGTCGTCGCGGCCGCCAAGCGCCTCGTGACCGACGCCCGGACGTGGCTCGACGTCGGCTACCTCATCGTCAAACTCGGACTCGGAACCGCCTCGTTCGCCGCGCTCGCGACCCTGCTGTCGCTGGCCGTCGGACTGCTGGCCGCGCCGCTGACCTACTCGTCGCGCTACTACGTCGGCCTCCGCCTCGGGACCGCCGTCGGACCGTTCGAGTCGGTGCGATTCGCCGTGGACACGTTCGGCGAAGCGGTCGTCGCCGCCGCCGTCGGGCTGGTAATCGCGCTCGCGTCGCTCCACGCGCTGAACGGCCTCGCGCGACTCTCCGGAACCATCACCGAGGCACTGCTCGACCGGTCGGACGCCGCCGGAGCGACCGGCGAGTTCACCGGCGCGAACTGA
- a CDS encoding DUF7521 family protein, translated as MTPDITTLAASLPAALGLFVAYQAYRGYRRHGSATMGLLAVGIACFTAIPFAVRVVVAPALAWSDGLTILGIVTSYNAGLAAILWSLRGDAD; from the coding sequence ATGACACCTGACATCACCACGCTGGCGGCGTCGCTCCCGGCCGCCCTCGGCCTGTTCGTCGCCTATCAGGCGTACCGAGGCTACCGACGCCACGGGAGCGCGACCATGGGCCTGCTCGCGGTCGGTATCGCGTGTTTCACCGCGATTCCGTTCGCCGTGCGAGTTGTGGTCGCGCCCGCGCTGGCGTGGTCGGACGGGCTGACGATTCTCGGCATCGTCACGTCGTACAACGCCGGACTGGCGGCGATTCTCTGGTCGCTCCGGGGCGACGCCGATTAG